A section of the Maniola jurtina chromosome 28, ilManJurt1.1, whole genome shotgun sequence genome encodes:
- the LOC123879516 gene encoding zinc finger protein 271-like, whose amino-acid sequence MMDLVGKHELITSQHIEMINCTKHQLKSNMVLTSLGPDHCDLHILEHLPEDNQTELVETSHILVVKPEGSDDSMSVDEDTAVMNETCSNIYDFVQYPLKYESVSYHCALCLEEFVHEHAYMQHMSMHLQNGDGAGECDTSQVCKPHTAVSSSCSHSSLISENKQADPSPSAHAAETLAVPLSASLATINEIKEPSTEDADMYNSCQYKRLTDCFVKLYDIFSEKVVPRQDRSLTKTQKAVRSCVSQNIASKDISYQATSQSGVLTTEYNEPVTNEENLTVSKTVYICDFCQKVFEQRRLLVKHIQRHALVNRFTCKICQYKCNYKCYLVRHMSSHTGEKPYSCKLCKYKCNDKSSLVRHMRTHTGEKPYSCKLCKYKGNRKSDLVRHMRTHTGEKPHSCKLCKYKCNRKSSLVWHMRTHTGEKPYSCKLCKYKGNQKSSLVRHMRTHTGEKPYCCILCNIRYASNSSFRAHMRTRH is encoded by the exons ATGATGGATTTAGTTGGAAAACATGAATTA ATAACAAGCCAACACATAGAAATGATAAACTGCACAAAACACCAACTAAAGAGTAATATGGTGTTGACATCACTAGGACCTGACCACTGTGACTTGCACATACTAGAACACCTCCCGGAAGACAATCAGACAGAATTAGTGGAGACAAGTCACATACTAGTAGTAAAACCTGAAGGAAGTGATGATTCTATGTCGGTTGATGAAGACACGGCAGTGATGAATGAAACTTGCAGTAATATCTATGATTTTGTTCAGTATCCATTAAAGTACGAAAGTGTTTCCTATCATTGTGCACTTTGTTTGGAGGAATTTGTCCATGAACATGCATACATGCAACATATGAGCATGCATCTGCAG AACGGCGACGGTGCTGGTGAATGTGACACGTCACAAGTGTGCAAGCCTCATACAGCTGTGAGCTCGAGCTGCTCACACTCTTCACTCATCTCTGAGAACAA GCAGGCAGACCCTAGCCCTTCCGCACACGCCGCGGAGACCTTAG CCGTTCCTCTGTCCGCGAGTCTTGCAACAATCAACGAGATAAAGGAGCCATCAACTGAGGATGCCGATATGTACAACAGTTGCCAGTACAAAAGACTAACAGATTGTTTTGTCAAACTATATGATATTTTCTCTGAGAAAGTTGTCCCAAGACAAGACAGATCACTGACGAAAACACAAAAAGCTGTTAGATCTTGTGTGAGTCAGAACATTGCCTCTAAAGATATCAGTTATCAGGCGACAAGTCAGAGTGGAGTCCTTACAACAGAATACAATGAACCAGTCACCAATGAAGAGAATCTTACTGTATCAAAAACTGTGTACATTTGTGACTTTTGTCAAAAAGTGTTTGAACAAAGAAGACTTCTAGTAAAACACATTCAGCGTCACGCGTTAGTAAATAGATTTACTTGCAAGATATGCCAGTACAAATGTAACTATAAATGTtatttagtgaggcacatgagtagtcacactggtgaaaaaccatattcTTGCAAGTTATGCAAGTATAAATGTAACGACAAGAGtagtttagtgaggcacatgagaactcacactggtgaaaaaccatattcTTGCAAGTTATGCAAGTATAAAGGTAACCGAAAGAGtgatttagtgaggcacatgagaactcacactggtgaaaaaccacaTTCTTGCAAGTTATGCAAGTATAAATGTAACAGAAAGAGTAGTTTAGTgtggcacatgagaactcacactggtgaaaaaccatattcTTGCAAGTTATGCAAGTATAAAGGTAACCAAAAGAGtagtttagtgaggcacatgagaactcacactggtgaaaaaccttattgttgtatattatgtaacattagaTACGCATCAAACAGTAGCTTCAGGGCGCACATGAGAACTCGCCACTAA